The Streptomyces sp. NBC_00224 genome has a window encoding:
- a CDS encoding molybdopterin-dependent oxidoreductase, whose amino-acid sequence MTAQGTRAATEKVRTVCSYCGVGCGMVLDITVGPDGRRTVLKASGDKAHPANSGRLCTKGATTADMLAAPGRLATALVRGERGAEPVPAGVDAMIAETAGRLRAIVDEHGPDAVALYVSGQMSLEAQYLANKLTKGFIGTNQIESNSRLCMASAGSGYKLSLGADGPPGSYQDFEKADVFLVIGSNMADCHPILFLRMMERVKAGAKLIVVDPRRTATAAKADLFLQIKPGADLALLNGLLHLLQENGHTDPAFIAEHTEGWEAMGEFLADYPPASVAEITGIPEEDIRTAARWIGTAGEWMSCWTMGLNQSTHGTWNTNALVNLHLATGAICRPGSGPFSLTGQPNAMGGREMGYMGPGLPGQRSVLVDEERAFTEELWGLRPGTLRTDGAGLGTVEMFRRMADGDIKACWVICTNPVASVANRRTVAEGLRAAEFVVVQDVFAETETTAYADVVLPGALWTEAEGVLVNSERNLTLARQAVDAPGEALPDWQIIARVACAMGYEEAFTYAGPEEVFEEIKRAWNPKTGYDLRGVTYERLRATPVQWPAPTAEGPDRNPIRYVAEDGGGPVFPTASGRAVFHARPHLPAAEMPDDDFPFVLNTGRLQHQWHTLTKTGKVAKLNKLNPAPFVEVHPQDAERLGIAEGDGVEIASRRGRAVLPAVVTDRVRPGCCFAPFHWNDLFGADLSINAVTSDAVDPISLQPEFKVCAVSLTRVTAEVARPVMPGTGAGAGGGRGTAGANGSAGVAAGASGAAGVGGAVAVAPGASGTAGALVAGTALLDAPAPLTYAVPAQRTASDSPLLAGQGAAPAAVFGLGAPPPVLTERERQYLAGFLAGLESGAPGIPVLPPTAPFSEEHALWVNGVLAGMYSRATPRPAPAPVTPPSAPRGRDVLVLWASQTGNAEQLAAAGAERLAGAGHRIRLVSMDDTAPDTLPADAEVLLITSTTGDGEAPDNGAAFWDALADDEAPRLEGRRYAVLAFGDSSYDEFCGHGRRLDRRLAELGAVRLLPRTDCEPDFEDRAQEWLDGVLTRLDELSAAGNTPPDAPAGLPGDTALGTPVQPSPGTPGNFPDENFPDEFAAGGELASHGVRSSGTATSSVPNTATVPTSSTAARTSAAPAASRPTTPLPSSRAAAVTARLTGNSLLSLPGSSKEVRRFTFDTRASETPLTYAAGDALGVHPVNSPDLVAEWLAVTGLDSTAPVEIGGVGEVPFGTALHEHLDITRVGPDLLKFVAERTHDRRLKHLLRPDNKWQLAQWSWGRQAVDVVAEHGVRASAPEWAGVLRGLRPRLYSISSSPLTDPHEVSVTVSVVRYENRLGHGRAGVCSALLADSPPDAPLPVYVQRTRHFRPPADPGTPMVMVGPGTGVAPFIGFLYERRALGHHAPNWLFFGEQHRATDFYYEDELTKLSAEGTLARLDTAFSRDQRAKVYVQDRMREHGPLLWSWLQDGAHFYVCGDASRMAKDVDRALRDIAIAHGGLDEESAAAYLKRMTAGKRYVRDVY is encoded by the coding sequence TTGACCGCACAGGGCACGCGGGCCGCCACCGAAAAGGTGCGCACGGTCTGCTCGTACTGCGGTGTGGGCTGCGGGATGGTCCTCGACATCACCGTGGGGCCGGACGGCCGGCGCACGGTACTCAAGGCCTCCGGCGACAAGGCGCACCCCGCGAACTCCGGACGGCTGTGCACCAAGGGGGCGACGACGGCCGACATGCTGGCCGCTCCCGGACGCCTGGCCACCGCGCTGGTACGGGGTGAGCGGGGGGCCGAGCCGGTGCCCGCCGGGGTCGACGCGATGATCGCCGAGACGGCGGGCAGGCTGCGGGCGATCGTCGACGAGCACGGGCCGGACGCCGTCGCGCTGTATGTGTCCGGCCAGATGAGCCTGGAGGCGCAGTATCTGGCCAACAAGCTGACCAAGGGGTTCATCGGCACCAACCAGATCGAGTCCAACTCCCGGCTGTGCATGGCCAGTGCGGGCAGCGGCTACAAGTTGTCGCTCGGCGCGGACGGGCCGCCCGGCTCGTACCAGGACTTCGAGAAGGCGGACGTCTTCCTGGTCATCGGCTCCAACATGGCCGACTGCCATCCCATCCTCTTTCTGAGGATGATGGAGCGCGTCAAGGCCGGGGCGAAGCTGATCGTCGTCGACCCGCGCCGCACCGCGACCGCCGCCAAGGCCGACCTCTTCCTACAGATCAAGCCGGGCGCGGATCTCGCGCTGCTCAACGGGCTGCTGCACCTGCTCCAGGAGAACGGGCACACGGACCCCGCCTTCATCGCCGAGCACACCGAGGGCTGGGAGGCGATGGGGGAGTTCCTGGCCGACTACCCGCCCGCCTCCGTCGCCGAGATCACCGGGATTCCCGAGGAGGACATCCGCACGGCGGCGCGGTGGATCGGCACGGCCGGGGAGTGGATGAGCTGCTGGACCATGGGGCTCAACCAGTCCACGCACGGCACCTGGAACACCAACGCCCTGGTCAACCTGCATCTGGCGACCGGCGCGATATGCCGCCCCGGCAGCGGCCCGTTCTCCCTCACCGGCCAGCCGAACGCCATGGGCGGCCGCGAGATGGGCTACATGGGCCCCGGGCTGCCCGGCCAGCGCTCGGTGCTCGTCGACGAGGAGCGGGCCTTCACCGAGGAGCTGTGGGGGCTGCGGCCCGGCACGCTGCGCACCGACGGGGCTGGGCTCGGCACCGTCGAGATGTTCCGGCGGATGGCCGACGGCGACATCAAAGCGTGCTGGGTGATCTGCACCAACCCGGTCGCCTCGGTCGCCAACCGCCGCACCGTCGCCGAGGGCCTGCGGGCGGCCGAGTTCGTCGTCGTCCAGGACGTGTTCGCCGAGACCGAGACCACCGCGTACGCGGACGTGGTGCTGCCCGGCGCCCTGTGGACGGAGGCCGAGGGCGTCCTCGTCAACAGCGAGCGCAACCTCACCCTCGCCCGGCAGGCCGTCGACGCGCCCGGCGAGGCGCTGCCCGACTGGCAGATCATCGCGCGCGTGGCGTGCGCGATGGGGTACGAGGAGGCGTTCACCTACGCCGGTCCCGAAGAGGTCTTCGAGGAGATCAAGCGCGCCTGGAACCCGAAGACCGGCTACGACCTGCGCGGGGTCACCTACGAGCGGCTGCGCGCCACGCCGGTGCAGTGGCCTGCCCCTACCGCCGAGGGGCCCGACCGCAACCCGATCCGGTACGTGGCCGAGGACGGCGGCGGTCCGGTGTTCCCGACGGCGAGCGGACGGGCCGTATTCCACGCACGCCCGCACCTCCCGGCCGCCGAGATGCCCGACGACGACTTCCCGTTCGTACTCAACACCGGGCGGCTGCAGCACCAGTGGCACACGCTCACCAAGACGGGGAAGGTGGCCAAGCTCAACAAGCTCAACCCGGCGCCGTTCGTGGAGGTGCACCCGCAGGACGCCGAACGCCTCGGCATCGCCGAGGGCGACGGGGTGGAGATCGCCTCCCGGCGCGGACGCGCGGTGCTGCCCGCCGTGGTGACCGACCGGGTGCGGCCGGGGTGCTGCTTCGCGCCCTTCCACTGGAACGACCTGTTCGGCGCGGATCTGAGCATCAACGCGGTGACCAGCGACGCGGTGGACCCGATCTCGCTGCAGCCCGAGTTCAAGGTGTGCGCGGTGTCGCTGACGAGGGTCACGGCCGAGGTGGCGCGGCCTGTCATGCCGGGGACGGGGGCGGGCGCGGGCGGTGGCCGGGGGACGGCGGGCGCGAACGGCTCGGCCGGGGTGGCGGCAGGTGCTTCCGGGGCAGCGGGAGTGGGCGGCGCTGTGGCGGTGGCGCCAGGCGCCTCCGGCACGGCGGGGGCGCTCGTCGCGGGTACCGCGCTCCTCGACGCCCCCGCGCCCCTCACATACGCCGTGCCCGCCCAGCGCACGGCCTCCGACTCGCCCCTTCTTGCGGGTCAAGGCGCCGCCCCCGCCGCCGTGTTCGGGCTCGGCGCACCCCCGCCGGTCCTCACCGAGCGGGAACGCCAGTACCTCGCCGGGTTCCTGGCCGGGCTGGAGTCGGGCGCGCCCGGCATCCCCGTACTGCCGCCGACGGCGCCGTTCAGCGAGGAGCACGCGCTGTGGGTGAACGGCGTGCTGGCCGGGATGTACTCGCGGGCGACCCCGCGGCCCGCCCCCGCACCCGTCACGCCGCCCTCGGCCCCCCGAGGCCGTGACGTGCTGGTGCTGTGGGCCTCGCAGACCGGCAACGCCGAGCAGCTCGCCGCGGCCGGCGCCGAACGGCTCGCCGGCGCCGGGCACCGGATCCGGCTCGTCTCCATGGACGACACCGCTCCGGACACGCTGCCCGCCGACGCCGAGGTGCTGCTGATCACCAGCACCACCGGAGACGGCGAAGCGCCCGACAACGGCGCCGCGTTCTGGGACGCCCTGGCCGATGACGAGGCCCCGCGCCTGGAAGGGCGCCGCTATGCGGTCCTGGCCTTCGGGGACTCGTCGTACGACGAATTCTGCGGGCACGGCCGACGCCTGGACCGGCGGCTGGCCGAGCTGGGTGCGGTACGGCTGCTCCCCCGCACCGACTGCGAACCGGACTTCGAGGACCGGGCACAGGAGTGGCTCGACGGGGTGCTGACCCGCCTGGACGAGCTGTCGGCCGCCGGAAACACGCCTCCCGACGCGCCCGCCGGTCTCCCCGGCGACACGGCCTTGGGCACCCCCGTCCAGCCCTCCCCCGGGACGCCCGGAAATTTCCCTGACGAAAATTTCCCTGACGAATTCGCGGCGGGAGGGGAACTCGCGTCGCACGGTGTCCGTTCATCGGGTACAGCAACATCCTCGGTCCCCAACACCGCAACTGTCCCTACGAGTTCCACGGCGGCCCGAACGTCAGCCGCCCCCGCCGCATCTCGCCCCACCACACCCCTCCCCAGCTCCCGGGCCGCCGCCGTCACGGCCCGACTGACGGGGAACTCGCTGCTCAGCCTCCCCGGTTCGAGCAAGGAGGTGCGGCGGTTCACCTTCGACACCCGCGCGAGCGAGACCCCGCTCACCTACGCGGCCGGGGACGCACTCGGCGTGCACCCGGTCAACTCACCGGACCTGGTGGCCGAGTGGCTGGCCGTCACCGGTCTGGACTCCACGGCCCCCGTCGAGATCGGCGGGGTCGGCGAAGTCCCGTTCGGTACGGCGCTGCACGAACACCTGGACATCACGCGGGTCGGCCCCGACCTGCTCAAGTTCGTCGCCGAGCGGACCCATGACCGCCGCCTGAAGCACTTGCTGCGACCCGACAACAAGTGGCAGCTGGCACAGTGGTCCTGGGGCCGTCAGGCGGTGGACGTGGTGGCCGAACACGGGGTGCGCGCGAGCGCGCCCGAGTGGGCGGGCGTCTTGCGCGGCCTGCGGCCACGGCTGTACTCGATTTCGTCCAGCCCGCTGACCGACCCGCACGAGGTGTCCGTAACGGTCTCGGTCGTCCGGTACGAGAACCGCCTCGGCCACGGGCGCGCGGGCGTGTGCTCGGCTCTGCTCGCAGACTCGCCGCCGGACGCGCCGCTTCCGGTGTACGTGCAGCGCACCCGGCACTTCCGGCCGCCCGCCGACCCGGGGACGCCGATGGTGATGGTCGGCCCCGGCACCGGGGTCGCCCCGTTCATCGGCTTCCTCTACGAACGCCGCGCCCTGGGCCATCACGCCCCGAACTGGCTGTTCTTCGGCGAGCAGCACCGTGCCACCGACTTCTACTACGAGGACGAACTGACCAAACTGAGCGCGGAGGGCACCCTCGCACGCCTGGACACGGCGTTCTCCCGCGACCAGCGCGCCAAGGTGTACGTACAGGACCGTATGCGCGAGCACGGCCCGCTGCTGTGGTCCTGGCTCCAGGACGGGGCGCACTTCTATGTGTGCGGCGACGCCTCCCGTATGGCCAAGGACGTCGACCGGGCGCTGCGCGACATCGCGATAGCGCACGGCGGGCTCGACGAGGAGTCGGCGGCGGCGTATCTGAAGCGGATGACGGCGGGGAAACGCTATGTCCGCGATGTCTACTGA
- the metE gene encoding 5-methyltetrahydropteroyltriglutamate--homocysteine S-methyltransferase — protein sequence MTSKSAAAAARATVYGYPRQGPDRELKKAVEGYWKGRVSADALRDTARDLRRANWRRLADAGVDEVPTGDFSYYDHVLDTSVMVGAIPDRHRTAVESDTLDGYFAMARGTQDVAPLEMTKWFDTNYHYLVPELGPDTVFTADSGKQVAELAEALALGLTARPVLVGPVTYLLLAKPAPGVDAAFEPLALLERLLPVYAEVLADLRAAGAQWVQLDEPALVQDRTPAELDAAALAHRALGSLTDRPKLLVASYFDQLGKALPVLAKAPVDGLALDFTGPAAANLDALAAVGGLPDKRLVAGVVDGRNIWINDYEKSLATLGTLLGLAGTVDVAPSCSLLHVPLDATAERDIDPQIARWLAFAHQKTAETVTLARGLAGGTGAIAAELAANRADLASRAGSALTHDPAVRARTSTVTEADGRRSQPYGERAPAQRARLRLPLLPTTTIGSFPQTTEVRTARADLRAGRVDTAGYEERIKAEIREVVAFQEKAGIDVLVHGEAERNDMVQYFAEQLTGYLATRHGWVQSYGTRYVRPPVLAGDISRPRPMTVRWTTYAQSLTDRPVKGMLTGPVTMLAWSFVRDDQPLAETARQVALALRDEVEDLEAAGTSVIQVDEPALRETLPLRAADRAAYLDWATESFRLTTGGVRPDTQIHTHMCYAEFGDILQAIDDLDADVISLEAARSHMQVADELAAAGYPREVGPGVYDIHSPRVPSAEEAAALLRKGLAAIAPERLWVNPDCGLKTRGWTETKQSLENLVEAARTVRTQVQQGA from the coding sequence GTGACCAGCAAGTCCGCAGCCGCGGCAGCACGAGCCACTGTGTACGGCTACCCCCGCCAGGGCCCCGACCGGGAACTCAAGAAGGCCGTCGAGGGCTACTGGAAGGGCCGCGTCAGTGCCGACGCCCTCCGTGACACCGCCCGCGACCTGCGCCGCGCCAACTGGCGCCGGCTCGCCGACGCGGGCGTCGACGAAGTCCCCACCGGCGACTTCTCGTACTACGACCACGTCCTCGACACCAGCGTGATGGTGGGTGCGATCCCCGACCGGCACCGCACCGCCGTCGAGAGCGACACGCTGGACGGCTACTTTGCCATGGCCCGCGGCACCCAGGACGTGGCGCCGCTGGAGATGACCAAGTGGTTCGACACCAACTACCACTACCTGGTCCCCGAGCTCGGCCCGGACACCGTCTTCACCGCCGACTCCGGCAAGCAGGTCGCCGAGCTCGCCGAGGCGCTGGCGCTCGGCCTCACGGCCCGGCCCGTCCTGGTCGGCCCGGTCACCTACCTCCTCCTGGCCAAGCCCGCGCCCGGCGTCGACGCCGCCTTCGAGCCACTGGCCCTGCTGGAGCGGCTGCTGCCCGTGTACGCCGAGGTGCTCGCCGATCTGCGGGCGGCCGGCGCACAGTGGGTGCAGCTCGACGAGCCCGCCCTCGTCCAGGACCGCACCCCCGCCGAACTGGACGCCGCCGCCCTCGCCCACCGGGCGCTCGGCAGCCTCACCGACCGCCCCAAGCTGCTGGTCGCCTCCTACTTCGACCAGCTCGGCAAGGCCCTGCCCGTTCTCGCCAAGGCGCCCGTGGACGGCCTCGCCCTGGACTTCACAGGACCGGCCGCCGCCAACCTCGACGCCCTCGCGGCCGTCGGCGGACTGCCTGACAAGCGGCTGGTCGCGGGCGTCGTCGACGGCCGCAACATCTGGATCAACGACTACGAGAAGTCCCTCGCCACCCTCGGCACGCTCCTCGGCCTCGCGGGCACTGTCGACGTGGCACCGTCCTGCTCGCTGCTGCACGTCCCGCTCGACGCGACGGCCGAACGCGACATCGACCCGCAGATCGCCCGCTGGCTCGCCTTCGCCCACCAGAAGACCGCCGAGACGGTGACGCTGGCCCGCGGCCTCGCCGGCGGCACCGGCGCCATCGCCGCCGAACTCGCCGCCAACCGCGCCGACCTGGCCTCGCGCGCCGGATCCGCGCTCACCCACGACCCGGCGGTACGCGCGCGTACGTCGACGGTCACCGAGGCGGACGGCCGCCGCTCCCAGCCGTACGGCGAACGCGCCCCGGCCCAGCGCGCCCGGCTGCGACTGCCGCTGCTGCCCACGACCACCATCGGCTCGTTCCCGCAGACCACCGAGGTGCGCACCGCCCGTGCCGACCTGCGCGCCGGACGCGTCGACACCGCAGGGTACGAGGAGCGCATCAAGGCCGAGATCCGCGAGGTCGTCGCCTTCCAGGAGAAGGCGGGCATCGACGTCCTGGTCCACGGCGAGGCCGAACGCAACGACATGGTGCAGTACTTCGCCGAGCAGCTGACCGGCTACCTCGCCACCCGGCACGGCTGGGTCCAGTCGTACGGCACGCGCTATGTCCGCCCGCCGGTCCTGGCCGGCGACATCTCCCGGCCGCGGCCGATGACGGTGCGCTGGACGACGTACGCCCAGTCGCTCACCGACCGCCCCGTCAAGGGCATGCTCACCGGGCCGGTCACCATGCTGGCCTGGTCGTTCGTCCGCGACGACCAGCCGCTCGCCGAGACCGCACGCCAGGTGGCGCTCGCCCTGCGCGACGAGGTCGAGGACCTGGAGGCGGCCGGGACCTCGGTCATCCAGGTCGACGAGCCGGCCCTGCGCGAGACGCTGCCACTGCGCGCCGCGGACCGCGCCGCCTATCTGGACTGGGCCACGGAATCGTTCCGCCTGACCACCGGCGGCGTACGTCCCGACACCCAGATCCACACCCACATGTGCTACGCCGAGTTCGGCGACATCCTCCAGGCCATCGACGACCTCGACGCCGACGTCATCAGCCTGGAGGCGGCCCGCTCACACATGCAGGTGGCCGACGAGCTCGCCGCCGCGGGCTATCCGCGCGAGGTGGGACCCGGTGTCTACGACATCCACTCGCCGCGCGTACCGAGCGCCGAGGAGGCGGCCGCACTGCTGCGCAAGGGGCTCGCGGCCATCGCGCCGGAACGGCTCTGGGTCAACCCGGACTGCGGATTGAAGACCCGCGGCTGGACCGAGACGAAGCAGTCCCTGGAGAACCTGGTCGAGGCCGCCCGTACGGTCAGGACGCAGGTGCAGCAGGGGGCTTGA
- a CDS encoding VOC family protein translates to MAAEPEGTPCWADAMFTDVEGAKSFYGDVLGWTFGEASSEYGNYTQAYANGKAVAAVVPPMPGQEGQSAWCLYLASPDVAATAKKIKDNGGEVLMEPMQVGDFGSMAIAREPSGAVFGVWQAGSHEGFEAKGVHGAFCWAEFFTRDPAKVDAFLPAVFPYGTKQMQDDAVDFRVFSVGDEMVMGRMRMTEEFPPEVPSYVNVYFAVDNCDDAVAKATKRGGVLRFGPMDTPFGRFAALSDPQGATFSVIDLQTTQGEMPQMADV, encoded by the coding sequence ATGGCCGCAGAACCAGAGGGCACTCCGTGCTGGGCCGATGCGATGTTCACCGATGTCGAGGGAGCGAAGAGCTTCTACGGTGACGTGCTGGGCTGGACGTTCGGGGAGGCGTCGTCGGAGTACGGCAACTACACGCAGGCGTACGCGAACGGCAAGGCGGTGGCGGCCGTCGTGCCGCCGATGCCGGGGCAGGAGGGCCAGTCGGCGTGGTGTCTCTACCTCGCGTCGCCCGATGTCGCCGCCACCGCGAAGAAGATCAAGGACAACGGCGGCGAGGTGCTGATGGAGCCGATGCAGGTCGGCGACTTCGGGTCGATGGCGATCGCCCGCGAGCCCAGCGGCGCCGTCTTCGGCGTGTGGCAGGCGGGCAGTCACGAGGGCTTCGAGGCCAAGGGCGTGCATGGCGCGTTCTGCTGGGCCGAGTTCTTCACCCGCGACCCGGCGAAGGTCGACGCGTTCCTGCCCGCGGTGTTTCCGTACGGCACGAAGCAGATGCAGGACGACGCGGTCGACTTCCGGGTCTTCAGCGTGGGTGACGAGATGGTGATGGGGCGCATGAGGATGACGGAGGAGTTCCCGCCCGAGGTCCCCTCGTACGTGAATGTGTACTTCGCGGTCGACAACTGCGACGACGCGGTGGCGAAGGCGACCAAGCGGGGCGGGGTGCTGCGGTTCGGGCCGATGGACACGCCCTTCGGGCGCTTTGCGGCGCTCAGCGACCCGCAGGGCGCGACGTTCTCGGTGATCGACCTGCAGACGACACAGGGCGAGATGCCGCAGATGGCCGATGTGTAG
- a CDS encoding ABC transporter substrate-binding protein produces the protein MDKPVWQFSDDRGQVATASGVPTRVTAYIQAGATLWDHGVGPGAVFGSFHDGAAPDRAKAGGLPLDRLRYLGAGAALDLDVLLQGTPDLVVAVSYGGGQVYGLAPETAKHLEEHVPVVVIDIGHSRSLAEIRDRFTDLARALGGDRHHEDAARLLDAAQRRLRTVTAATRAYAETDPPVAPRVLALSPAGTDQVHVARPGAWPELRALAEHGVHLVEPPAGTGANWTTLTWEEAAALPAEIVLSDVRVNATPVEQLRADAHWRTIEDRARVLPWNPETPCSARAHARFFALVADAVDSRTAR, from the coding sequence ATGGACAAGCCGGTCTGGCAGTTCTCGGACGACCGCGGGCAGGTGGCCACGGCGAGCGGGGTGCCCACCAGGGTGACCGCCTACATCCAGGCCGGAGCCACACTCTGGGACCACGGAGTCGGCCCCGGAGCCGTCTTCGGCTCCTTCCACGACGGGGCCGCACCCGACCGCGCCAAGGCCGGCGGGCTGCCCTTGGACCGCCTGCGCTACCTGGGCGCGGGCGCCGCCCTCGACCTCGACGTGCTGCTCCAGGGCACGCCCGACCTCGTGGTGGCCGTCAGCTACGGCGGCGGCCAGGTCTACGGCCTCGCCCCCGAGACGGCCAAACACCTGGAGGAACACGTTCCGGTGGTCGTCATCGACATCGGGCACTCGCGCTCCCTGGCCGAGATCAGGGACCGCTTCACGGACCTCGCCCGCGCCCTCGGCGGCGACCGCCACCACGAGGACGCCGCCCGCCTCCTCGACGCGGCGCAGCGCCGTCTGCGCACCGTGACGGCCGCCACGCGCGCGTACGCGGAGACGGACCCGCCCGTGGCGCCCCGCGTACTCGCCCTCTCGCCCGCCGGGACCGACCAGGTCCACGTGGCGCGCCCGGGAGCCTGGCCGGAGCTGCGCGCCCTGGCCGAGCACGGTGTCCACCTGGTGGAGCCGCCCGCCGGAACCGGGGCGAACTGGACCACGCTCACCTGGGAGGAAGCGGCCGCCCTGCCCGCCGAGATCGTCCTGTCCGACGTACGGGTGAACGCCACCCCCGTCGAGCAGCTGCGCGCCGACGCGCACTGGAGGACGATCGAGGACCGCGCGCGCGTGCTGCCGTGGAACCCGGAGACGCCGTGCAGCGCCCGGGCCCACGCCCGGTTCTTCGCCCTGGTCGCCGACGCGGTGGACTCCCGTACCGCACGTTAG
- a CDS encoding cell division protein SepF, with the protein MSRYDVTDEQWEGLAQVVPLRSRNEWPSRVDHLTIPNEYAAVAQRRFVVLRVQVFADAREVAEYMMAQTPVLLDLTGADTEVAKRILDFSSGVVFGLGSGMHRVDRNVFLLAPAGTEVEGIAEAVVPHA; encoded by the coding sequence GTGAGCAGGTACGACGTCACCGATGAACAGTGGGAGGGGCTCGCCCAGGTCGTTCCGCTGCGCAGTCGCAATGAGTGGCCGTCGCGCGTCGACCACCTCACCATCCCCAACGAGTACGCGGCCGTCGCACAGCGCCGCTTCGTGGTCCTGCGCGTCCAGGTCTTCGCGGACGCGCGCGAGGTCGCCGAATACATGATGGCGCAGACCCCGGTCCTGCTCGATCTGACGGGCGCGGACACCGAAGTCGCCAAGCGCATACTCGACTTCAGCAGCGGAGTGGTCTTCGGCCTGGGCAGCGGAATGCACCGGGTCGACCGCAACGTCTTCCTCCTCGCCCCCGCCGGCACGGAGGTGGAGGGCATCGCCGAGGCCGTCGTGCCCCATGCGTAG
- a CDS encoding AAA family ATPase gives MNGTCDRPTVTELRLSAFKSHRGAVFPLGPLTFLAGPSGSGKSSVLQAYEALARLGSGATLASAFPDPAGCVPERAEADAQGRRGFRIGCTVDGPAGPVRLDLAVQAEPELRVVGERLTSDGDTLLSTALRDPGRSTVQAAWHTAGAVPVTRAPLPDDRLGTALLPLRVAGKTEGQLRVLAAAEQVVVALRSVFACDPQPQRMREPVLPGQGRLRRGCDNLAEILSRTAEECTIRHARLVTAARAGCAGPVTALAAEELADGTLRAVVGRGERTPTPVARLGEGELRYLALALVLLTGPGVLAVDTVAEIPSAMQTLTVLTDGFDRGLDRRQAGELAALAAEMCRRGHIRLAGTVTDAGCARGVQGAAVVDLEP, from the coding sequence ATGAACGGAACCTGCGACCGGCCCACCGTCACCGAACTGCGGCTCTCCGCCTTCAAGTCGCACCGCGGCGCGGTCTTCCCGCTCGGCCCGCTCACCTTCCTGGCGGGACCGAGCGGCAGCGGCAAGTCCAGTGTCCTCCAGGCGTACGAGGCACTGGCCCGGCTCGGCTCCGGCGCCACCCTCGCCTCGGCGTTCCCCGACCCCGCCGGGTGCGTACCGGAACGCGCCGAGGCGGACGCCCAAGGCAGACGCGGGTTCCGCATCGGCTGCACCGTCGACGGGCCCGCCGGACCCGTCCGGCTCGACCTCGCCGTCCAGGCCGAGCCGGAACTCCGCGTCGTCGGCGAACGTTTGACCAGTGACGGCGACACCCTCCTGTCCACCGCCCTGCGCGACCCCGGCCGCTCCACCGTGCAGGCCGCCTGGCACACCGCCGGCGCCGTCCCGGTCACCCGCGCCCCGCTCCCCGACGACCGGCTCGGCACCGCCCTGCTGCCACTGCGCGTCGCCGGGAAGACCGAGGGGCAGCTGCGGGTCCTCGCCGCCGCCGAGCAAGTGGTCGTCGCCCTGCGGTCCGTGTTCGCCTGCGACCCCCAGCCGCAGCGCATGCGCGAACCCGTCCTGCCCGGCCAGGGACGGCTGCGGCGCGGCTGCGACAACCTCGCCGAGATCCTCTCCCGCACCGCCGAGGAGTGCACCATCCGGCATGCCCGGCTGGTCACCGCGGCCCGCGCGGGCTGCGCCGGCCCGGTCACCGCGCTCGCCGCCGAAGAACTGGCCGACGGGACGTTACGGGCCGTGGTGGGCCGCGGCGAACGGACACCCACGCCCGTGGCCCGCCTGGGCGAAGGCGAACTGCGCTACCTCGCGCTCGCCCTGGTCCTGCTCACCGGCCCCGGAGTACTCGCCGTCGACACCGTCGCCGAGATCCCGTCCGCCATGCAGACCCTCACCGTCCTCACCGACGGATTCGACCGGGGCCTCGACCGGCGCCAGGCCGGCGAACTGGCCGCACTGGCCGCCGAGATGTGCCGACGCGGCCACATCCGTCTCGCCGGCACCGTCACGGACGCCGGATGCGCCCGAGGAGTCCAGGGGGCGGCAGTGGTAGACCTGGAGCCGTGA
- a CDS encoding DUF6099 family protein: protein MDAVRLIGVSRLALAESTAALEIVAEAWQAQALAQAIGSHLAATGPPELRGEARGLSETGGRGCGALDHPGLRIGGIRATQLSEVTDARQTLTGLGGLLGDVGMALVGVACATDEEGLYWQCIEAIDAADESSDRVRGMLRRLTVREQERRPGALRDSTARPS, encoded by the coding sequence ATGGACGCGGTACGGCTCATCGGAGTGAGCAGGTTAGCGCTCGCGGAAAGTACCGCGGCGCTGGAGATCGTCGCCGAGGCCTGGCAGGCACAAGCCCTCGCCCAGGCCATCGGAAGCCACCTGGCGGCCACCGGCCCACCGGAACTCAGGGGCGAAGCACGCGGCCTCAGCGAGACCGGCGGCCGCGGCTGCGGCGCCCTCGACCACCCCGGGCTGCGCATCGGCGGCATCCGCGCCACCCAGCTCTCCGAAGTCACCGACGCCAGACAGACGCTGACCGGACTCGGTGGCCTGCTCGGAGATGTCGGCATGGCCCTCGTCGGCGTCGCCTGCGCCACCGACGAAGAAGGGCTCTACTGGCAGTGCATCGAAGCGATCGACGCCGCCGACGAGTCGAGCGACCGGGTCCGCGGAATGCTCCGCCGACTCACCGTACGCGAGCAGGAAAGACGGCCCGGCGCCCTGCGCGACTCGACGGCGAGGCCGTCATGA